The genomic region CCGACACGCCGACCGATACACCGGTTCCGACCGACACGCCGACCGATACACCGGTCCCGACCGACACGCCGACGAACACGCCGGTTCCGACCGACACGCCGACCGATACACCGGTTCCGACCGACACGCCGACGAACACGCCGGTTCCGACCGACACGCCGACGAACACGCCGGTCCCCACCGACACGCCGACGAACACGCCGGTTCCGACCGACACGCCGACAGACACGCCGCTCCCGACCGACACGCCGACGGACACGCCGGTTCCGACCGACACGCCGACAGACACGCCGGTTCCGACCGACACGCCGACGGACACGCCGGTCCCCACCGACGAGCCGACCGACGAGCCAACCGTCCCGCCTGATCCGGGCGTCTGCCCGATATTCCTGGACTTCGAGACCGACGCAAACGGTGAAGCGCTGCAAGCCGGTACTTTCATCGATGACGAATGGGCCTCACTCGGAATTACGATCACGACCAACAGTCCATCGGCCCATCCCGCGATGATCTTCGACAGCGGTAATCCGACGGGCAACGACGACGATCTCGGAACCCCGAACGAAGACTTCGGTGGTCCGGGCGTTGGCAAGGGTGGCGAGAAAGGCGCACCCGGAGAAAACAGCGTACCGTTGGGCAACGTTTTGATCCTTTCCCAGGACGCCAACCCGAACGATCCGAACGATTATTACGGCGGAGGCACCTTCATCTTCGAGTTCGATCAACCGACGGATGTCTTCGAGATTCACATACTCGATATCGACACGGGCGAACGTGACGGCGTCGTCACGGGCTACGATACCGACGGTAAAGTGGTCGGGCGAGAATGGATCCCCGCCCTCGGCAACAACAGTTTCCAGATCATGCAGCTCGGGTTCGAGAACGTGATACGCTTGAAGGTCAAGATTGAAGCGAGCGGCGCAGTGGCAGGACTCAAATTGTGCCCGAATCAAGAGCCCGGTGATCCTACCGATCCTCCGGATCCGGAACCAAGCGCAACATCAACACCCGAACCGACGGAAGAGCCGACGAACACTCCGACGCCCGAATCCGAACCGGAGGCTACGGCAACACCGCTCGAACCTACACCCACGAAAACACCCGACGACGATCCGGGAAATTACGATCCATCCAAACCCAGACTCTCGATTACCACTTGTCTGGATGAAGAATTTCGATTCCACATTCGAATTCAGAACATTGGCGCGGCAGGTAAATATCGGCTGCTATCTTCCAACGGCGTCATCCTCGGTCCGTGGAATCTGGCGACCGGAGAAGCAGTCAGCGAATATGCAGACGGCACGCCGATCACCACGACCATCGAGGATACTTGGACGGTTCAGTACCGTTATGGATCGAAATGGCGGAATACGTCAGATACGTATGAAACTTCAATCGAAGACCACGTGAGAAAAGAGGATTTCTGCGAATTGGTCAATCCATCGCCGGAACCCAGCCCGATG from Anaerolineales bacterium harbors:
- a CDS encoding PKD domain-containing protein, with the translated sequence DTPTDTPVPTDTPTDTPVPTDTPTNTPVPTDTPTDTPVPTDTPTNTPVPTDTPTNTPVPTDTPTNTPVPTDTPTDTPLPTDTPTDTPVPTDTPTDTPVPTDTPTDTPVPTDEPTDEPTVPPDPGVCPIFLDFETDANGEALQAGTFIDDEWASLGITITTNSPSAHPAMIFDSGNPTGNDDDLGTPNEDFGGPGVGKGGEKGAPGENSVPLGNVLILSQDANPNDPNDYYGGGTFIFEFDQPTDVFEIHILDIDTGERDGVVTGYDTDGKVVGREWIPALGNNSFQIMQLGFENVIRLKVKIEASGAVAGLKLCPNQEPGDPTDPPDPEPSATSTPEPTEEPTNTPTPESEPEATATPLEPTPTKTPDDDPGNYDPSKPRLSITTCLDEEFRFHIRIQNIGAAGKYRLLSSNGVILGPWNLATGEAVSEYADGTPITTTIEDTWTVQYRYGSKWRNTSDTYETSIEDHVRKEDFCELVNPSPEPSPMNPIVIIAAPEKELKEGDTFNGSGTVIGDLSQTWTAVVDYGDGSAVETLVAASNGKFDLEHVYGDNGEYDLTVTVSDDDGNEASKSAVITIKNVSPDLNFQGHTSFKSCRRIDKFLNFDFKWRVCSDVIVTYARVGEEKVFTTTVVDPGSDDVNYTWSSGVEVTYFNNGISADPPASAMGIFPFSVTDETTFVFNEPGWHRLTLTVSDDDGGTVTRKIKVFVLQGAPCAQGLGYWKHHLSPYNRRYNRNLFHSAKLKSYLGVINAYSSVFSEQISLKTLDRAYDVLRFKNSELRAKANAHLLTAWFNFAQGSLQWNQAIDWDGDGVSDGSFAELINYAESILLDPNASHSQIELAKNIAEGITQYGQSICHAH